Proteins encoded in a region of the Triticum dicoccoides isolate Atlit2015 ecotype Zavitan chromosome 3A, WEW_v2.0, whole genome shotgun sequence genome:
- the LOC119273097 gene encoding aspartic proteinase nepenthesin-1-like, with translation MDRPAARRARGAVAMTVLLLLLLPGPASSLAGAAVGVIVRSPFMKRIASIIVKEVASAGASALTKALRSSNKAGQLGSDAADDAGIILYNVSVGQQTFSGVVDIFNDFFWVQCPPAPAQVLSAVPCISDTCSSVLRKTTNNDCVDTTSSCLYAYGSLDDGSYSTGYLGYEKFTFGAGTGTSPVSGSVVFGCSTQNTVKDGAIGFSKGPLSILSQLHITRFSYFLTPDDSKSSSSTSVVLLGDQAVPQTKRSRSTPLLKSNVYQDLYYVKLTGIKVDGEPLKGIPDRAFDFAADGKSGGVALSTTIALTWLQSDAYYAVKQALMSKIDSPAVKSNNELDLCYDTTSVAKLKFPKITLVFDGVDSPGMDLTTVHYFYKDTNTGFQCLTMLPMPKDYPLGSILGSMLQAGTNMIYDIGARQLTFEKAAAAAPQVPLMAIVSLLAWVLLF, from the exons ATGGATCGGCCAGCAGCAAGAAGAGCTAGAGGTGCGGTCGCCATGACGgtgctgctgctcctgctcctgccgGGGCCTGCCTCGTCTCTGGCGGGGGCGGCGGTTGGGGTAATCGTCCGCTCGCCTTTCATGAAAAGGATCGCGAGCATCATCGTCAAGGAGGTAGCAAGCGCGGGCGCGTCCGCTCTGACGAAGGCCCTCCGCAGCTCCAACAAGGCCGGCCAGCTGGGCTCCGATGCCGCGGACGACGCCGGCATCATACTCTACAACGTCTCCGTCGGACAACAGACCTTCTCCGGCGTGGTCGACATCTTCAACGACTTTTTCTGGGTGCAGTGCCCGCCCGCTCCGGCGCAAGTGCTCTCCGCAGTCCCCTGCATCAGCGACACGTGCTCCAGCGTGCTCAGGAAGACCACTAACAACGACTGCGTCGACACAACGAGCAGCTGCCTGTACGCGTACGGGTCACTCGACGATGGCAGCTACAGCACCGGCTACCTCGGCTATGAGAAGTTCACCTTCGGTGCTGGGACCGGGACGTCGCCCGTCTCCGGGAGCGTGGTGTTTGGCTGCAGCACCCAGAATACGGTGAAGGACGGCGCCATTGGGTTCAGCAAGGGCCCCCTCTCCATCCTGTCACAGCTACACATCACCAG GTTCTCCTACTTCCTGACACCCGACGACTCCAAGAGCTCGAGCTCCACCAGCGTGGTCCTGCTGGGCGACCAAGCCGTGCCGCAGACTAAACGTAGCCGCTCCACACCATTGCTAAAGAGTAACGTGTACCAGGACTTGTACTACGTTAAGCTCACCGGAATAAAGGTTGACGGTGAGCCGCTAAAAGGCATCCCGGACCGAGCGTTCGACTTCGCGGCGGATGGCAAGTCCGGTGGGGTGGCCCTGAGCACCACCATCGCCCTCACCTGGCTCCAGAGTGACGCCTACTATGCCGTGAAGCAAGCGCTAATGAGCAAGATAGACTCACCGGCCGTGAAAAGCAACAATGAGTTGGACCTGTGCTACGACACCACCTCTGTGGCCAAGCTCAAGTTCCCCAAGATAACTCTGGTATTTGATGGAGTGGACTCACCCGGGATGGACCTCACAACGGTGCACTACTTCTACAAGGACACCAACACCGGGTTCCAGTGCCTCACCATGCTGCCGATGCCCAAGGATTATCCTTTAGGCTCCATCCTAGGTAGCATGCTGCAGGCGGGCACCAACATGATCTACGACATCGGTGCCCGGCAGCTGACCTtcgagaaggcggcggcggcggccccacAGGTGCCACTCATGGCGATAGTCTCTCTCCTTGCGTGGGTGCTCCTCTTCTAG